In Rosa rugosa chromosome 4, drRosRugo1.1, whole genome shotgun sequence, the genomic stretch GACCCCAATTGATTGTCGATGGGTTTATAAAATTAAACATCGAGCTGATGGTTCTGTCGAGCGATACAAAGCTCGCTTAGTTGCCAAAGGATTTACGCAGCTGGAGGGTGTTGATTATCAAGACACTTTTTCTCCCACTGCCAAGATTATCTCTGTTCGATGTCTCCTTGCTTTGGCAGCAGCTCGTGGCTGGTCTCTTCACCAGTTGGACGTCAACAATGCTTTCTTACACGGCGATCTTGAGGAAGAAATCTATATGTCTCCTCCACCAGGGCTTCGGAGACAGGGGGAGGAACACTTAGTCTGCCGACTCCACAAGTCGTTGTATGGCCTAAAGCAGGCGTCCCATCAGTGGTTTGCCAAATTCTCAGAGGCTATTTAGTCTGCCGGATATGTACAATCAAGAGCTGACTACTCTTTGTTCACCAAGAAACACGGCAAGTCCTTTACTGCTCTCctaatttatgttgatgatattttaATTACCGGAAATGATCCAGTGAGTATTGCTGCACTCAAGAATTTCCTCCATTCCCATTTCCGTATTAAAGATCTAGGAGACTTGAAATATTTTCTTGGTATTGAGGTTTCAACCTCTAGCAATGGGATCTTTATCTCTCAACGTAAATATGCATTAGAAATTGTCAAGGATGCAGGGTTAATAGGCGCAGCCCCTGCTGACAGTCCTATGGAAAGAGGTTTAAAGTTGTCTGACAAAAGTGACTTGCTAAAAGATCCAGCTCGTTACAGAAGACTTGTTGGGAGATTAATATATCTTACAGTTTCAAGACCAGACATTACATATTCGGTACATGTACTAAGCAGGTTCATGCATCAGCCACGAAAGCTACATATGGAAGCAGCTTTGCGTGTTGTCCGGTATATTAAGAAGGCACCAGGTCAAGGATTGTTCTTTTCTTCTAAGAGTGATTTTAGATTGCATGCTTTCTGTGATTCTGATTGGGCAGGTTGTCCAATTACTAGGAGATCCACCTCAGGTTATTGTGTCTTTCTTGGTCCCTCATTGGTTTCATGGAGATCAAAGCGACAAAAAACGGTTTCCCTCTCTTCAGCTGAAGCAGAATATCGAGCAATGAGTGGTGCTTGTTGTGAACTCACATGGCTTCGATATCTTCTCAAGGATTTGGGAGTATTGCATCAAGAACCAGCCCTTCtatattgtgataataaagcaGCGCTGCACATTGCAGCAAATCCTGTCTTTCATGAGCGGACTCGACACATTGAAATAGACTGTCACTATATAAGAGATAAGATACAAGATGGATCTGTTGTCACGAAGTTTGTGGGTTCTACACATCAATTGGTAGACGTTTTCACCAAAGCTTTGGGAAAGGAAATCTTCATTCCTATGGTTGGCAAGTTGGGAGTTAGAGAcattcactctccaacttgagggggagtgttaggaaAGTAATCCTAAATATCCTCTGTATGATCTGTAGATATCGGTTACTTTTGTACTCTTTTATTATAGCTTGATTATAGGATCAGTGAGATTAGTTACCTTGTGAATATAGGTTTGTACCCTCTATATGTAATCTGTATGTAATCGACAATGTATTAATGCAATATCATCTCTTCAGCCTATTGGTTTCTCATTCTTTCATAACTCAAACGAAAGGATCTCTAAATACTAAAAGTTTCATATCTTGTGAATGTCCTGAAACTCATAATGCATTGTGTGACCTCTGCAGCTATGTGTGAGTTATCTTCTTCCTTGACTAGGAGCTGATTCTATACCAGAAAAAGTGGATTCTGGTCGAAATGTGACCCCAGCCCAACCTTTCTTCTTTCGGTATGCCGCTTCCCCCAATTCCAATTAAATGGGAAGCGAAAGACAGTAAAGTAAAGGCGCCATTCATGGAGACCCTCGTTCGAACACAAGAGCTGGACTCTTAACAACTCACCACTTCAGGGTTGTTCGAAAATAGTAAAATACCTAGTTTGCAGAGAAGATTTGCGGCCTAAATTTCTGGACTAGGGTCTTTTTGGTCTCCCCACCGATTTCGAATTATCCCTGTTAAACACGCGCCTATTTCTTTGCCTTCTTCCTCGTCGCATCAACTGACAAACCTACTTGGCGACTTTTCCTTCCCATCTCACTCCACCAACGTTAGATAAATGATAAATCTAACAAGAAACTCTGGGAAACTACAGACGACGACTTAAGTCCATGATCGTGATCCACCGCCTACTGTGGGGACTGCTTCAAATCAAAAGAACATTATTAGAGATAAGCGACTTGCCTAGTTGCATATTGTTTGCAGATTTTGCATTGATTTTAATCACGTCcacttattttttttagtaTAATAATCTATAATTGAAAATGATGGATCTTCGTCTTCGTCGTCTTCCATTGCAAGTCAACTACGACAATTACAGTGTTCTTTCTCTTATGTTCAATAAATTCATGTTTAAGTGTTGTCTATGCTCAAACCCATCATTTCAGTTTTGGCCAATTCTCTCTAAAATTTCACCCAATCAGCTTTACTTGCTTCTGTGTGGAGCATTAAGAAATTTTGGGGTCTGTGTGAAGCAGAGCTCAAAAGTTCTACCTTTGAGTTTTGGGTGTACTTCAGTTCTTTGAAGAGGTGAGAAGTATTCTTATATGGCTAATCCTACTTACCAGGAATCCTTGTCATTTGGAGGCCCAGACCATCCTCAAGGTCAAGAAGTTATTCCATTTGAGAGTGGAACCCTGAAGGTTTTGCTACATGGCTCCCTAGTCATATGGGTCAAGAAGGCCGAAAACCTTCCTGACATGGAGAGTTTTCGCAAGCATGTGGGGCATGCAATTGCGAAGTTGCCTGGGACGAGATGCAAAAATATAATCAGTTCTCCATATGTTACGATTTCTTTATCAAATGCTGTGATTGGGAGGACCTTTGTGATGAGTAGTACCAAGAACCCTGTGTGGGAGCAACATTTTGATGTTCCTGTTGCTCATTATGCTTCACGAGTGAACTTTGTTGTGAAACACAGTGATGTTTTCGGCTCTAAGACCATAGGTTTTGTTGGAATCTCAGCTCAACAGTTGTACTCTGGCATCAAAGTTGAGGGAACCTTCCCTATCCTTGACACTACCAGTGGTAAAAGCTGTATGCCTGGAGCTGTGTTGAGCTTGTCAATTCAGTATACCGCGATTGAAAAAATGGCATTTTATAATCGCGGAGTAGGTTTAGATCCTGATCATCAAGGGGTCCCTGGTACTTACTTTCCTGTTAGGAAAGGCGGTAAAGTTACTCTTTATCAAGATGCTCATGTTCCTGATGGTTGCCTCCCCAACTTCAAGCTTGACGGCGGTCTTAAGTATGAGCATGGAAATTGTTGGCAAGACATATTTGATGCAATAAGTCAGGCCCGCCGTTTGATATACATAGCTGGGTGGTCACTGCACCCCAAAGTCAGATTGCTTCTGAATAATAATGGTTCATCAGATCGCACATTGGGTGATCTGCTGAAGACCAAGTCACAGGAAGGTGTGAAAGTTCTGCTTCTTGTTTGGGATGATCCAACTTCTATTAAGGGATTTAAAATGGTAAGGCCCGAGGTGATTAGACATACAcaaacatgctcatattctgtagtGTAGCATACTTTTGGTTCAATGATGCATTTACTGATCAACTTATTATTCGCTCATTGTTGAAGCTCCCAAAAATTGCCTATGCATATCTGATATATTCCTGTCTCAGGGTCTGTCTTAAGGTCCAACAGTATTGATTACTACTTGTAGCTGTGGGAAAGCTGTCCTGAATCTAGGTGTAAATGAGTAAAGGAAATGTGAATTGACTTCCACATTTTTAACGAGTGCTATACTTTCTTATATATACTTCGTAATTTTGCAGACATGTTTCCTTTAGGTCTCTGTAGTTTTAATTTTCTTCCCATATTATTTTCCTTACCAATGTGTGGGACAGAAACATTATGTGTTTCATTTGGCTGACCATATAGTTTGAGAAGATTTATCTTTCTTCATTCATGTCAGTGCATTCTCATTTCACACTTCAATATTTATACCTGCTCAATTGGCGCTCAATAATTCAATATTTTCTTTCACCAGATACTCATTGACTCTGTAATGCATGTGTATGTAGGAAGGGCTCATGCATACCAATGATGAAGATGCTCGACGTTTCTTTAAGGACTCTTCAGTTCAATTTCTACTCTGCCCTCGATCATCAGTCCAAAGCTGGGGGAAAAAGATGGTTGGATAGCATGTCCTTGCTTCAGTTGCTTGTTTGTGATCATACTTTCTTAAATTTATTTTAGTCGTGCTGGAAATCCCTATTTACTTAGCCAGCTACATTATTAAAGTATTAATGAACCTggtgtaggaaaaaaaaaatgaaatgaaatataCAATGTCCAAAGTTCATGACGATGAATGATCCAAAAACAATTTGTTAAGATATTCAGATTTCAGATCAGATACAATCGTCCAATGAATTATTTTCTGAATAGTACGTACTTTCTTTGAAACCTCTCATATTTCTAATCTGTTTATAGGAAGCTGGAATAGTCTATACCCATCATCAGAAAACTGTAATTGTGGACGCTGATGCTGGTCATTTTAAAAGAAAGATCATTGCATTTGTTGGAGGTCTTGATTTGTGCTTGGGACGTTATGATACTCCGGAGCATTCTATATTTAGGACCTTACGTACAGTGCACAAGGATGACAATCGTAACCCGACTTTCTCGGTAAACATTTGCTGTTCTTGATCTGAGAACTGTACATACTCTTCTTGTTTAGGGCTATAGGCAGTCTACAGTAAATTATTTTCTGGAAATTCTACAGTAATACATGAGCCTTGTCATGTATTGTATCTCAATGCTGAGTACATCCATCACTGGATGATATGCACACAATACAGTGTTGAAAATTTAGAACCCTTTCCCTGTATAAAACGTGAAGGAGAAAACTTtctaagagttttttttttttcttaaatgttTATCACACATGGGATCCTATATGATGACCTTGATGTTGGATCTCGATCTAAAGTAATAAACATAATCATAaagatttctttttcattttcacttttTAACCCGCTTGTTTTCTAAAAATAAACAGAAACCCGTTATTGGGTGTCCAAGGCAGCCATGGCATGATTTGCACAGTAAAATTGATGGTCCAGCTGCTTATGACATCCTCACCAATTTTGAGCAGCGTTGGGGGATGGCTTCAAAACCACATGGTCTTCAAAAACTAAAAGAACGAGGACTTCAAAAACTGAAATTACGaggagatgatgatgatgcattACCCAAGATTGAGAAAATTCCTGAAATTCTTGGGATGACAGAGGTTCCTCGCTTGAGTGAGGATGATAAAGAAGCTTGGGATATTCAGGTAAGTTGGATGTCAATCGGCTATTGTCCCAGGCTTCTCTTGATTTTATATGCATGGTTAACTGTTCACAATTTCATGAACAATTGTAGGTTTTCCGTTCAATTGATTCCCATTCAGTGCAAGGATTTCCCGAAGACACTGGAGAAGCTACAAGGATGGTAAGAGAAACTTTGGTTTCGTAATTTGTTGCCATTGATATGTTTTCTCACATACTTTGTAGTATTGATGGATCACCTTACCTTTGTCTGCTGTAACAGAACCTTGTTTGTGGGAAAAATGTGCTGATAGACATGAGTATACATGCAGCATATGTAAAAGCAATCCGTGCGGCTCaacattttatttacatagaGAACCAGTACTTtcttggatcatcatataattggAAGTCAGACATTAGTGATACAGGTGAGAACTGTAATCTTTGCAGCTGCTATTTGGGAAATGAGCTAGAGGTGGTTCTCTATAATTAAGCACGTCAATGTTCCCTTTCTAGTTTCGCACTAGATCAGAACCAACATAGAAAAAGACTGGAAATCAAAATATTTTATATTAATGCTATGTGTTTCTTGTAGTGTCAATAATGTACCGCTACCTGATTACCTTCCATAACGATAAGTTGCTTGTTGTGTTGAGAATATTATTCTCAACATGTTGTTGCTGGTTTCTTCACTTTTATTGATGTCTTGATTTGTGTTGAGAATATAGattccacatgggaaaaatgagacattgtctatgagtttataagggtttgggtcactcaatccattgccaattagttttggatgtgaacctgagattactttatcatggtatcagagtggGATAACCCACGTGTGAATGCTTAACAGCCACACCCGTGGACGTGTTGAGAATATAGatcccacatggaaaaaatgggtcacccaatataagttgtccacatgtatggcttgaaaattcaccacacgtgcgggggcgtgaaAATtcaccacacgtgcgggggcgtgttgagaatatgagtcttggatgtgaaccccatccattgtcaattggttttggatgtgaaccccagattactttatcatttaGTGATAACTGATAATGCCATTATCCAGGTGCAAACAATTTGATACCGATGGAAATCGCTCTGAAAATAGCAAACAAAATCAAAGCAAATGAGAAGTTTTCTGTATATATTGTCATCCCCATGTGGCCAGAAGGTGATCCCAATACTATGCCTCTTCAAAGAATTCTCCTTTGGCAGGTAATCTACTATTGAAATATGTAATTGTAGGTCTTAAGCAATTGTTGTTGGCTTGAGACTCATTGGAGTTCATCATGTCACATAAAGCTTTTGGGCTTACTAATACTCTAGGTGAATACTGGTGGAACTTTTCTTTTGGATCTAGATATTTCTCTTTAATTTGTCCTTATGAAGGCATGTGTGAAATTCAAATTTATGTCAAGTTCAAATAATCTTAAATAACTCCAAAATTATTTCAACTTATCTAAAATAAATCCAAATTCTTTTGTTACTGCAGCATAAAACAATGCAAATGATGTATGAAATGATTTACAAGGCTCTAAAGGAGGTTGGACTCGAAAATAAGTACTGTCCACAAGActatttgaatttcttttgccTCGGAAATCGTGAGAAACCAAGTGGAGATGCTGCAAATAATTCAAGTGCAGCAAACACTCCTGAAGTATGTTCCCTTACATTTCTCTTGAGTATATTTTGTCGGTCTCTCTTTTCCAGTAGCTATGTTTTCCGACACACTTCAGTTGTTAATTTCTTTGGTAACCTGCTAGGTACTCACCCAGAATAGTCGGCGATTTATGATTTATGTCCATTCAAAAGGAATGATAGTGGATGATGAATACGTTATAGTGGGATCTGCAAATATCAATCAGCGATCCATGGAAGGTCTCCGAGATACTGAAATAGCAATGGGGGCTTATCAGCCTCATCATACTTGGGCGAGAAAACTCTCAAGTCCACACGGAAAGGTAAGCCTGACAAGTCGAAACTTTATTTCTGTATATACATTGCTACATATACTATAAGGAAAGCTGAAAGAGGTTTGGACAATGCATTATGCAAGGATATACAATTTTTAAAGAACTTTACTCAATATTAGGTTGTGTGAGCATTCAAATAGGGAAATTAATCCTGAATTTGTGTTCAACAGCAGCAAGCAATGTCATTTTGAATGCAAGGATACGagaaactaatgtaaaaattcaTTATAACTTGCATGGTTGCAGATATATGGATACAGAATGTCACTGTGGGCAGAGCATTTAGgacttgttgaagaatgtttCAATCAGCCAGAGAGTCTTGAATGTGTTCAAAGGGTAAGGTCTTTGGGTGAGCAGAACTGGAGTCAATACGTGGCCGACGAGGTTACAGAAATGAAGGGTCACCTCCTCAAGTATCCTGTTGAAGTTGGTCCAACGGGCACGGTGGGGCCTCTTCCGGGGTGTCCAACATTTCCAGACGTTGGTGGCAAAATATTGGGGAGTCTCGGCGACATAAAAATGAAGAGTCTGAGTATCAGTAGCAGGGGGAGGTCAATATCACTTAGAGGCGCCATCATCACCACCTGATCCAATTTATCGGCTTCCAAGAGTAGGCTAAAATCCTTACAGAATTGCAGCATTGATTGATCGATTGAAGCATTGTAACTGTAATTGGCAGAATTGATGGCTTTTCTTTTGAGAAACTTTTGTTAGTGTCATGTTTTCTTAACTACTTCACCAgaagagaattttttttcttttggtcgaaATCAGAACGTttcaactttattttttcaTGTGAGAGCTTCTTAAGTTCTTATGTAGACGAACTTCGTATGAAATTTCTAATCAATGGTTTGAGAGATTCACTTTTCGATTACACTACCACAAATCAAtagctaaatttttttttttgaaataagagCCGGttcggctgccctcaagccttaattaatgaaactgcagaatataTGGGGGGGACATAGTGCCTATACCCCAAATTATAATACGCATCAAGAGAACTTCCTGagataataacaagagtctcaactaaaacaatgtattctaac encodes the following:
- the LOC133745980 gene encoding phospholipase D gamma 1-like — encoded protein: MANPTYQESLSFGGPDHPQGQEVIPFESGTLKVLLHGSLVIWVKKAENLPDMESFRKHVGHAIAKLPGTRCKNIISSPYVTISLSNAVIGRTFVMSSTKNPVWEQHFDVPVAHYASRVNFVVKHSDVFGSKTIGFVGISAQQLYSGIKVEGTFPILDTTSGKSCMPGAVLSLSIQYTAIEKMAFYNRGVGLDPDHQGVPGTYFPVRKGGKVTLYQDAHVPDGCLPNFKLDGGLKYEHGNCWQDIFDAISQARRLIYIAGWSLHPKVRLLLNNNGSSDRTLGDLLKTKSQEGVKVLLLVWDDPTSIKGFKMEGLMHTNDEDARRFFKDSSVQFLLCPRSSVQSWGKKMEAGIVYTHHQKTVIVDADAGHFKRKIIAFVGGLDLCLGRYDTPEHSIFRTLRTVHKDDNRNPTFSKPVIGCPRQPWHDLHSKIDGPAAYDILTNFEQRWGMASKPHGLQKLKERGLQKLKLRGDDDDALPKIEKIPEILGMTEVPRLSEDDKEAWDIQVFRSIDSHSVQGFPEDTGEATRMNLVCGKNVLIDMSIHAAYVKAIRAAQHFIYIENQYFLGSSYNWKSDISDTGANNLIPMEIALKIANKIKANEKFSVYIVIPMWPEGDPNTMPLQRILLWQHKTMQMMYEMIYKALKEVGLENKYCPQDYLNFFCLGNREKPSGDAANNSSAANTPEVLTQNSRRFMIYVHSKGMIVDDEYVIVGSANINQRSMEGLRDTEIAMGAYQPHHTWARKLSSPHGKIYGYRMSLWAEHLGLVEECFNQPESLECVQRVRSLGEQNWSQYVADEVTEMKGHLLKYPVEVGPTGTVGPLPGCPTFPDVGGKILGSLGDIKMKSLSISSRGRSISLRGAIITT